The genomic segment GGTCTTTTTTCAATCTTGCGCTTAAAAGATTTCGTATTTTGGAGCTGAATAAGCTTCTGGCAGGTTATAAAATATTTTTCTATTGTATTTACTGCACTCAGATTCTCTTCCCACGGTTTTTGACATTCATTATGGAATTGTGCTTCAATTCCATAAGCAGTAAAATATTCATGCAAGTGTATCGGTATAAAAATAGGATAAATCGTATCCACAGGATGAAGTTCAGCGATGGCATTTTTTTCTATCGGCTGATATACAATCCGGGTATGTTCTTTTTGTTCAAAATAAGCATACACTGCTAAGGCCATGATTTTAGTTCCGCCGGTTATATCCACTATTGTGTGATGATACCGAATACCGTTATCAAGGATAGCCTTCAGTTTGTTCTGGATATACGTCATATTAAATTCATCTATTTTAATAGTAGTAAAATGTTGAAACTGTTCTATCGCAGCACCCAATGCTTTTTTTATACAGACAGATTTATGTTTCTCAGCGCTTTCCATTTTTTCGGTTGAAAGACAAATAATATCTATTGCCGCTTCGGTATATTGTTGCAAACACCATTTTAAAAAGATGATATTGGGAATTGTTTGCTCACTTACCAGGGTGATAGCACAGATTTTGAAGTCCACTGTTAGATTTGCCCCCCTCTGCATTCGCTGTACGTACACTTACACCATCCAAGCGGTACATACTCGCCATCGTAATCGAAAACAGTACGGGTTGTACCGCTTTCTCTCAATTTACCACCTTTCATCGGGACTTTCGGCTGTCTAAAGACTTCTTCAAATGTCACAAATTCAATTTGGCTCCAGCGTCCAACCCTAACAATAAAAGAACCCTTCGTAGAGGATGCGGCATCCAGTTGAGTTCTCAACTTTACAATAATATCCGTACCGGAAGCAGCATTTTTATAAAAATTTTTATATTCACTATCAAATTCATCCCAGAAAAAGGTATTGCACGCAGCGGCAATATCTACCATTGAAATAGCTTTATTGAAACGAAAGCCTTTATTTTTTTTACCTTCATTTTCTGCAATAGAAGCTCTTTGCAAACCTTCATCAATAATAAGATGGGTATGAGCTTTTGCGCTGCCGCCGATCAGCGTACCGCGAAGAACTTCCGCTTGAAGCTGTAATTGCAGAGGAATAAGCTCATTATTACTTGCCGAAATATTTTTTAGTAAGCCGACAAGCTGCGTGTTCTTCGGTTCAAATACAGTGTCTTCGATCAATACGCTTCGGAATGGATCAT from the Treponema medium genome contains:
- a CDS encoding Card1-like endonuclease domain-containing protein translates to MDFKICAITLVSEQTIPNIIFLKWCLQQYTEAAIDIICLSTEKMESAEKHKSVCIKKALGAAIEQFQHFTTIKIDEFNMTYIQNKLKAILDNGIRYHHTIVDITGGTKIMALAVYAYFEQKEHTRIVYQPIEKNAIAELHPVDTIYPIFIPIHLHEYFTAYGIEAQFHNECQKPWEENLSAVNTIEKYFITCQKLIQLQNTKSFKRKIEKRPMDIRSLDQKYLTAGNEDIITQQESSSITINEFCEIAEAFGFNSAEFTYGNLRYLTGGWFEEYVYQTIQKNKNLRDDKISLNIKIKIQNTDNELDVVFIDDWNRLNIIECKSFIDEKEQADILNNTIYKIQALRSNFGLSACCFLYTMSTITKTSILNRAKNFKITIVDRTKLLKE
- the csm5 gene encoding type III-A CRISPR-associated RAMP protein Csm5, coding for MPKKIYTIEIEPLTGVHIGTGEKLTPIDYTVVALKNKKEMYLKFSSDKILNRLISEGSDLSAFYTASDNRNMKALRDFFHTNLTKSSDIDYPCDVTAGFSQAYTRNKNKDPLENAAEVLQMYRPAGSKQPVIPGSSLKGAIRTAVLNDLLNGLAEKDFNEQEKLFESEKNKAKFESVLQHRLLRFNDPKNDPFRSVLIEDTVFEPKNTQLVGLLKNISASNNELIPLQLQLQAEVLRGTLIGGSAKAHTHLIIDEGLQRASIAENEGKKNKGFRFNKAISMVDIAAACNTFFWDEFDSEYKNFYKNAASGTDIIVKLRTQLDAASSTKGSFIVRVGRWSQIEFVTFEEVFRQPKVPMKGGKLRESGTTRTVFDYDGEYVPLGWCKCTYSECRGGQI